The genomic segment AAAGCTGGCGTTACTGCTTATGACCACATGTTTGCCGATGTGCGCACATGGATTCAACAAGGGTGGATTGATTATGTGACTCCGCAAATCTATTGGAGCTTTTCCTTCGCTCCTGCCCAATACGACAAGCTCGTTACCTGGTGGGCAAACGAAGTACAAGGGACGAACGTCAAGCTCTACATCGGTCATTCGCCATACAAGCTGGGAACGGCTGAGGCAGGCTGGCAGAGTGCCCAGGAGATTATCAACCAGTTGAATTACAACGCGATGGTTCCTCAGGTTCAGGGCAGCATTTTTTTCAGTGCCAAGGACTTGCGGAAAAATCCATTAGGTCTGCTCCCAGCTCTTAGCAGCTATTACAACCGCTAGATAAATAGCAAAAATCCCCGAATACCGTAGCAGAGCATACTTGCTACATGTGTTTCGGGGGTTTTTTCTTCTACGTTAATTTTTCTACAATGAACGTGAGTTGCGCTTCCAAGGAGATCGGGTCATTAAAAAAGGAGCCTTTCTGATCAATCCGAAAAACCTGGTTATTTTTTACTGCCGGCAGACCCTTCCAAACATTTGTACCGTATACACTCTCCGGATCGACATCATCTGACCATGCACTAGTAAAAATGTAGTCTCCCGCAAAGTCCGGCAATGTTTCAAGCGAAACTTCCGCATAGCCGATATTGCTATCTATCGCTTCTTTTTGTACAGCATTTGGAGCCTTCAACTGGAATTCACCGTAAAGGATGTCTCCACCCCTTCCGAAGTTGTGCCCAAACGCATAGATCCCCTTGGCGTATGGCTGCAAAATCGAAACGGTTTTATCTCCTACCGCTGCTTGTACCTTAGGTTTTGCTTCAGCAATTTTCTTGTCCCATTCGGCAATCCACTCATTGGCCTTGTCTTCTCTTCCTGTCATTTTGCCAAACTCCCGCAGTTCTTCGCGGATTGGCTTCTTACCGTATTGAATCACTACCGTTGGCGCTATTTTGGTGAACTGCTCGATATTCTTATCCCCTTCAAACACAATAAGTAAATCAGGATTCATCGCCAGTACTTTTTCTACCGATGTTCCGTCGCCCACGCTTTCGATACCATCCAGCTTCCCTTTAAAATACGGGTTTTCCATAGCATGGTCCGTGATACCGATAGGCTTGATCCCCAGTGTCAAAAAATGTCCAACATAGCTGTCCGCAAGTATCACAGCCCGTTTTGGGTTCTTAGGAATTCTCACTGTGCCATTAAACGCCTCGTAGCTGATATATTCGCTGTTATTCTCGTTACCTGAACTTTGCTGCGCAGGTTGAGCAGTTGAATTGGCTGGTGTCTGTCCGCAGGCTGATAACATGCTGATCATGACCATAATAAGGGCAGCCATTATGATCTTATCTAAGCCTGATTTTCTCATTCTCAAAAGAACCTCTCCTTCAATAAAATTTGAAATTGATAATCATTCTCGTGAATTTTAGCATAAAGAGCTTGCTCTGCCCATCTTTTTCGTTTTCCGAGATACGATTTACAATCCGTCACAAAAAAATGCCGCGAAGCATGTTCGCGACATTGGTAGCTTTATTTTTTCGGCATCATGGCATTTACAAACTCACTGATATTACCTTTGGTCAATACATCCCCAGTCGCGACTACTTCATACTGCATCTTCTTTCCAGCATACTCCATCACCCACATGATGCTCTTGTCAGTCCGGTCTTTTTTGGCTTCCTCTGTATAGAGCACCTCGATTTGCCCTACTTTGACTACCTCTTTTTTCTGTTGATCCAGATTGGCTACATAAGTTGTACTTCCTTCTACTCCCTCATAATTCGTGATGTTCAAATTAATATAGCTTTCTCCAGATCGATATGTCGTATACAGATACTCCAATTCATTTGTCCATGCTAACGGCTGCATGACGTATTCTTTCTTCTCTTTTTCCGCCTGCTGATACAAGGCAGCTTTGTCATATTCGTTTTTGATGCCAAACTCGAGTCGGGCATCCAAAAAAGCATGGTGTCCTGGCAAAGTTTCTGGCAAGAATATCTGCTCTCCCACTTTCTGTTGAACATCAGCCAAAGTCTTAAAATCAAATGGAGCCGTCATCGTCACGATCTGTTTTTGAGGATTGTGAGGAACGATGTAGACAGCTGCGGCAGTTCCTGGCTCCATATTATCCTCGATTTCCCAACGTTTATTTAAAAAGGCATCCATTTCTTGATCTGGCTCTTTTACTGTTTTGGCGCCTGATTCTTTTGCATCTTTCTCTTGATACAGCACCTCACCTTGTGGGCTCTTCAACTGATAGAATTGAACAGCAGCATACCCCGACGAAATACTTGCGATTAACCCGATTGCAACCAAAATACTCACCTTGTATTTCACAAAAAATCTCTCCTTCTCTCGTTTGATTTTTGTCATTACTTGATGGCTAATGTCAATCTCCTGCGGGATGCGCGGGTCATTGAACAGGTCCTTAATACTCTCGTGCGATTTGTTTGGACTCATCGTGAGCTGACCCTCCCTTCCCTAAAGGAGAATAAGCGGATCGGAACTTCGCTGACGTACGCTCGAATTTTTTGCGCAGACTCGCAGCGTTTTTGTTCATGATCAAGGAAATTTCCTCGTAGGTCTTTTCTTCCACGCCTCGCAGCAAGAGAAGCGTTCTTTCCTCTACCGAGAGTGTCTGCATGGCAAGAAATACATCCTCACTGAAATAAACATTTTCAATATGCCGCTCGATGTCTGATTGAGACTCTTTGTCCTGCATCAAAAATGGCAACATCTTTGTCCATTTCCTTTTTCTGATGAGATCGATGCAATGGTGGTAGGCTATTTTATAAAGCCAAGCTGCGAACGGAATGGTTGGACTGTATTTTTTCAAGTTGCGATATGCTTTGAAGAAGACCTCCTGTGTGGCGTCTTCCGCTTCGCATCGGTTCCCCAAGATGTGATAGCAGTAGTGAAATATGGGGGTTTGGTAGCTTTTCATGATGGCAGCGTAGCGGTCATCCGCTCCCTGAATAATCTCATTCACGAGTTCTTCTATCTGTTTCGTGTCCACTCTCTCCCTCCTTCCAACTGGTATAACGCACCATATCCCCCTGTATGTGACATCGCGTGCAAAAAAAATGCCGCGAAGCATATTCGCGACATTTGAAGGCCTTTATTTTTTGCCGAGCTCCGGCTTGTCCTGGTAAAAGAAATTCGGCGTATGGATTGAGTTGTCGTACAGACTGTGGAAAATGTGTGTAGCTGTTCCGGAGATCGGCGGAACCAGCCATGTCCAGTCACCAGTAACGGGTCGACCACATTTCTCTTCTCTTTCCTCAAATCGCTTGAATTGCTGGCTCGCCGTATGGTGATCGACAATCGATACTCCTTTTTCCTTGAAGGAGTGCAGGACGGCTACGTTCAGCTCGATGAGCGCTTTGTCTCTCCACAGTGTCGCTTCCCTGCTCGTATCGAGCCCCATGACCTCTGCGACCTTTGGCAGCATGTTATATCGCTCTTGATCGGCGAAATTGCGCGCGCCTATCTCCGTTCCCATGTACCAGCCGTTAAAAGGCGCGGCCAAATAATCGATACCGCCAATCTCCATGCGCATATTCGAAACAATAGGAACCCCATACCATTGCAATTCCATATCAGCAAAGCCCGGCAAATCGGGATGCACGATCGGCACCTCCAAGACCAGCTCCTGTGGAATCTCAAAAAACTGTGGCGTCCGATCCCCGATCTGCACGACAAGCGGCAAAACGTCGTAGTTGGTGCCTTTCCCTTGCCATCCCAAGCTCTCACATAACTTCGTCAACGAAAGCGAAATCGGGTCACCCAGTACGCCGTACTCTGTCTCATATCCCGCATAGCGAATCAGTTGGTCATTCCAGATGCGCATGGGAGCTCTGTCTGCTACAGCAGGTGCAAAAACAGTGATGGTCGGGCGAATTTTCCCGTCATTGGTGGCAAAGTCGATGTGTCGGAGCATGGCCTGCGCCATCTCTTCTTCTGTTTCGACGTGCCGCTCATCTATCACAAGTAACGATTCCCAAAAGAATCGCCCAATACATCGATTGCTGTTGCGCCAGGCCATCTTTGCTCCGTGACGAAGCTCTTCGGCTGTATGCTCATAGTATCCCTGCTGATGAATCAGCTGTCGTACTTCTTGCAGCCGTTGCTCAGTTTCGTCCGTTGTCTTGTCCAGTTCACGATAGCATGTCCGGATAAATTGCTCTGCCGCTTCCATCAATTGAATTGGTTCCATATTACCCTCTTTTCACGCTGAAGGGTGTCTCTTCGCTGTTATTTTCTTCATCGTAGAATTTTGTTACCTACATTATAAAATTACTCGTGCTTGATTACCAATCATGTAGGCATATGGACACATATCTGTAAGAATCATTGCCTGACGTGGTTACTACGCACGATGAATAAGCAGCTTGGGTAAAGAACCCGGTGTTTTTGGATGAAACAATTCCAAATACCTATGTATTCACAACTTTATATCTATTGTTAGTGACCGCTCTACACCCGATATTTCATTTAGTGGGTATAATTTCCTTTTTATATATAGATTGGATATTCGGCGAATCGATTAACATGAGCATTTTTTATCTGCATCGAAAACTTTACAGAGAGGAGGAGACTCTATGCCCAATATTGAAGGTATCACCGTCCAGAAGTCGAATGCGGAACGAAAGAGCTATGTGGTTGTTGGTGCCATTTTATCATGCAGCAGCGGAAGTCAGCTAAGTCGTTTAAAAATGCCATTCAGCCATGGTGTTTTTGTAAAAGGGAAGCCGCAAATGAATATCATGGACTTCGTTCCTAACATAAATATTATGCCCTTTGGAAAGTGCAGCAGCTTGAAAAATCCCGCGGTCGCCTCTGCCACAGCAGCTAATAACGGGGTACTCACGCCGATGCCGTGCACGCCAGTGATGACCATGCCATGGATAGATGGCAAACCAGATAAAATGGTAGGCGAACATCCGGCTTTGCTGAACAAATCAACAAATATGTGTTTCCACTGTGGGCAGATCAAGATTGAGGATGACGGACAGGATTTGGGTGGTGTTACGGTAGGAAATCAGTCGCCAGCAAATAGTGGATCGCCCAATGCCAATTTTGAACAGGGACCAGCTTGTGAGAAGCCACAGGAAAAACCAAGCATGTGGGATCATTTCGTCAAAGGTATCTCGAAGCTGGGAGACGTTCCTGCTGCGATGCAAAAAGCGGCAAGTGAGCTGCCAGGAGCTTTGGAGAAAGCGGCAGAGGATTTGCCAAAGGGTATTGGAGTGTTTGTAAGGGAAGGCTATATCGAGCCAATGCAAGAAGATTTGGATACATTGCGTGATGATAAATTAAATCTCGCGGATGGAATTGCACTTGGTGGCCTTGCTTTGAATGCACTTACGCTGGGGAGAAGTAAAAACATTAAGAATGTAGTCGATGTGACGAGAAAAGGAAAAAGGGCGAATGATAAAATTGATTATGTAGAAGAGACAGGTCGCCTTGGTGGTACACTCTATAATGATAAAGATTTGAGGCTGTTAGGAAACTATCTTGAAAAAAGAGGGGTAACTTTAAAAGTTGGAGATGAATTTCTACCACCTGGAAAAGGGGGAGGTTTTAACTACAATACTGATGAATTAGTATTGAGAAGTAATCCAACACAATATGAGGTTTGGCATGAACTGTCTCATTATTTACATTATAGGAGAATTGGAAAAGACGCATATTCAAATCTACCACGTACTTATGGACCAGTACCTATGAATGATTTAACTCAATTCAACGCTCCAGAGCAATTTGTTTATGACATGCTTTCCAATAGTCCTAAGAGATGGAATTCTTTAAATGAAGCCGAACAACTTCATGCTAACTGGTATATAATGCAATATGGAGGTCTTAGATAATGAAACTATCAAGGGAACAAGCAGAAAAGTTGGCACTGGATTATGTGAATAAAGATAAGAATGAGAACTACAAATTGGTGCTAGTTAGTGTTGAGGTATCTAAAATCTCCCCTAAATATTGGGCGGCTACTTTTGAAGTTAGAACCTCAGAAGGGCATTTGATGGAAGGACCTTTACTTATACTTGTTGACGATGATCTGGAAAAGGCAATGAGTCTAGATGAAGCTATAGAAGCACACTTAGCTAATCGTGATAAATAAAACTTGCCTTGATATTGGAAGTTTCAACTTGTGTAGGAACTGTCCAGTAACGAATAAACCTCTATAATTAATCATCACCAACATAACCTTAGATTTAGGAAATGAAGGAATGTGTTTTCTATTGAGGTTAAAACCGCAATCTTTACCCAGGTTGGAAATATAGTTGCTATTAAAGGAAAGCCGAATGGCAATCTTCAGAGTAAAGTTCTACACGATGAAACCGATAATACTAAATCTTATTATGTTAAAGAAGTGGCATTGGGTAATAGGCAGGATTACATAGTCCGACAGAATCTATAACTATTCAATTAGAGCCAAGGGACTATAAGGCAGATGAATTAATAGGAAAAGATTGATAAGTTACGATGAATAACCAAATTGCTCCGTTTAGGTCATACCTTACGGAGCTTTTTCTTTCGGATGTATCCAGCACTGAATGGACCTATTGTACTCCTCCCCCCGTTAATCGGGATTAAAAATAGGTATGTCCGAGTTGAAAATCAAACATTGGAAAAGAAGCATATGCAAAATTACCTCGCGAATTTGTATTTGATATGCTTTCACATCCTAAAAGGTGAGCAAAGACATGCAAACTGGTACATCGGCAATTTTTGAGGTATCCAATAAATGAGTGTTTGTAAGAAGAGAAGTAGCCGAAGAAGAAGCGAAAAAATAGCTATGGAATACATCGCTAAAAACCCTTCAACACATTCAAATATACTTTAGTAAATATTAATAGTAACCCGAATAGATATATAAGTTAGTCAGTTATGTTCGAGATGCGAACCATTAACAGAGATTTTGGAGACGGTCTTTTGATCCTAGGTATTGATGAGTATGGGAATATTATAATCGTGGGCTTGGTCTACCCTGAACCCATTATTCATCTGTTAACATGTGAATTTAGTAACCGAACCAATGAAAAACAACACGCTATTGATTACTCTTTAAATAGAATGTCAACAGTTGTTACAATCATATGTTTAGGAAAAAAAAGACAGGTGCTTTCACACCCGCCCATTCTCCTAAACAGTCATATGGTTCCACATCTCCGACTTACTCAACGAAACAGCATCTGCTCCAGCCTTCAACGCTTCGTTGACCTGCTCCATATTCCAAATCAACCCACCCAAAATAATCGGCTGCGACAAATGCTCCTTGATATACGAAATAATAGACGGCGCTATCCCCGGCATGATTTCAATCGCATCTGGCTGGTTTTCCAAGACGTTTTTGATGGTCGTAGAAAGAGAGGTCGAATCGATCAAAAAGACTCGCTGGATCGTCAGCATCCCTTCCTTTTTGGCCGCACGAATCATCGGTCCTTTGGTAGTGACAATGCCCGTTGGTTGGATATAGGTGGACAAGAAACGAAAAGCCTCTTTGTCATTGGACAAGCCATTCATGAGGTCTGTGTGCAAAAAAATCGGCTTGCTCGACTGACGGATGATTTCGGCTTCCTCCATCAGCTTGGTCAGCTTTCCGTACATCAAAAGGATCGCGCAAGCACGGGATGCCATCGCCTCTCCCAAGCGATCCTGTTCGGTTGCCGCGATAACCGGATTCGTTTTCAAAATCGTTTGCATGTCCATGTTACTCGCCTCCTGCCCTCAGTAGCCGTTCCACACTTACCTCAGCGCAGCCAAGCTGCTTTGTCTCTACAACCCAATGACCCGCGAATCCATTGTCTTTTAAAAGTGACAGGATCGATGCAAACGGAATCGTTCCGTCCCCCACTGCCAAATGATCGTCCAGTTTGCCAAAGTTATCACTCAGGTGAAGAGCGGACAAATAAGGAAGTACCTCCTGCAATGCATCGATTGCATATCCCGCACGAATCAAATGGGCATGGCCCACGTCGTACACGATCCCCACACGTGAGGAATTTACATGACGGCATATGCGCACGAGATCCTCGACGTTCCACCCCAGCACTTTTGGATAAGGGGGAACATTCTCGACCGTCAGTATCGTTCTAGTCTCTGCGGACAGCTCGGTGGTCAACACGTGGAGTGCCTGACTCGCATTTTCCACACCTCTGGCACGCTCGGTCTCCGCAAGGCGATCTTCTACTTCCCCCGGATGCATCACGACGTGCGTGCAGTCGAGATAACTGGCAATCTCCAGGCAGCGCTTCATCGTGTCCATTGTTTGATCCCGGATTGCCCCTGCGTCCGCCGCTAGATTGCAGCCGCTAATCGGTGCATGAATCGACCAGACAATCCCTCTCTCGTCTCCCAGCTGCTTCAATTCTTTCACTTGCTCCCAGGACCAGTCCAAGAGGTCGGCATGATTCTCTTCACACATAATCTCAATGACCTTCCAATCATGGTGTACAAGCTGAAAGATAGCATCACGCAGAGGCTGATTGAATATCGCATAGGTGGATACGGCAAACGAGCTTTTGTCTCTCATTATTCATGACCCTCCCTCTTATTTCACGCCGGAGTGGATGAAGCTGTTGATAAACTGCCGCTGGAACAACAAAAATGCCAGCAACAACGGAAAAATTACCATGACCGTCGCTGCACTTACCTCGGCCCACTGCGCCCCCGTCTCAAACGATTGGGCAAAAATCGCCAGACCGACCGTTAACGGGCGATTTTCCACGGAATTCGTAATTATCAGCGGCCACATGAAGTTGTTCCAATGGTAGCTGACCGAGACCAGCCCAAACGCAATGTAGGTCGGCTTCGCTAACGGAACATACACCCGCCACAGAATCTGGAACCAGGAGCAGCCCTCCATCCTTGCCGCCTCCTCCAGCTCGTGCGGGATTGTCTTGAAGGTTTGTCGCAACAGAAAGACTCCGAAGGCAGAAGCGAAGTACGGCAGCATAATGCCGATTTTGGTATCCAGCAAAGACAAGTCACGCAGGACGTTGTAGTTGGGGAAAATCAAGATATCTGCCGGGACCATGAGCTGGACCAGGAACAGGACAAACAGCACATCCTTTCCCCAAAATTGCAGCTTCGCAAAGGCATAGGCTGCCAGTGTTGCCGTGATGATTTGTGCCACTAAAATACCGGTCACGATCAAAAAGGTATTGATGTAGTACTGGTCAAAGGGCGCTGCGTCCCACACCTTTGCAAAGTTATCGAGTGTAAAATCTGCACTGAACGACCACGAAGTCGCCAGCTCCCTCGGGCGAAAGGAAGTCCAGACCGCCCAGAGCAAAGGAAACAGCCAGAGAACGGCCAAGCCGTACATGCCAGCCGTTGTGATTTTGCGAAGCATCTGCCATCCCCCCTTAGTTGTAATGAATCTTTTTATCCATACCAAAAAACTGAAAAGCAGCGACTAACAAGAGCAGCACGACCATGACAATCGTCAATGCCGAGGCCATTCCTTGATCCCAGAAAGAAAACGCCGTCTCGTATATGTAGTACAGCAAGAGATTGCTGGCATTATCCGGTCCGCCTTTGGTCATGATCACCAAATGATCTACCAGCTTGAAAGAGTTGGTGAAGGCGATAATACTGACAAACATCGTCGTTGGCATAAGCAGCGGAAAGGTGATGCGGCGAAAAACCGTCCACGACGATGCCCCTTCCATGGAGGCGGATTCGTATAGCTCCTGTGAAATGTTTTGCAATCCCGCCAAATAAAAGATCATGAAATAGCCCGCTTCCTTCCAAATGACCATGAAGATCATCGCCCACATCACATTTTTCTGATCACCGAGCCAGTTCATGTCGCCTTTTCCGAACCACTCCATCACATGACTAAGCGCTCCGTACTCCGGTGTGTAAATAAACAGCCAGATGTTCGCCACTGCAATCATCGGAACAACTGTCGGGTAAAAATAAGCCGTGCGGATAAAGCTCTTCCCTCGTAATGCCTTGTTGGCGAACAGAGCCATAGCCAGCGCGAGAGCCACACTCGTAGGCACTGTTCCGATGGCAAACCAGATATTATTGGTCAGCACCTTCCAAAACACTTCATCTTCCACCATTTGTTTATAATTATCTATCCCGTTAAAAAACGGCTCTGGAGAACCCAGATCCGCTTGATGAAAACTGAGTATGAACGTTTGTATAACTGGATAGAAGGTAAACAGCAGCAGGAAGATGAGGGAGGGAAGGAGCAAGAGCCAGGCGTACATGTTCACTTTCCATTTTGCGCGTAGTTCCCCCATTGTCGCTCCCCCATTGCCTTGCTTGATTTATTTGTTGAACGGCGCCAGCATCTTGTCCGCTTCTTCCTGCGCTTTTTTCAATGCTTCTGCAGGCTGGGATTGACCAGTGATCACGGATTGCAGCGTGTCGTTCAAGAGCTTTGTCACTTTGCCGTTATTGTGTGTAGACAGCTCAGCATGACCGTATTCCAGCTGGTCTCGCGCCACTGCTGCTGCCGGGAAATCCTTGACGTATTGCTTCATCGTCTCTTCTTCGTAAGCAGATTTGCGTGTCGCAACATAACCAGTATCAACACTCCACTGAGCAGCGCGCTTAGGCTCTGTCATAAAGCGAATAAACTTCCATGCTGCTTCTTGTTTCTTTGCATCCGTTCCTTTGAACATGTAGAAGTTACCGCCACCTGTCGGGCTGCCGTAGTTCTTTTTCGCTGGCAAAAACGCTACGCCAAAATCAAACTTCGCGCTTTTCTTCACGTTCGTCAGATTCCCTGTCGTGTGGAACATCATCGCCGTTTTGCCTTCCAAGAAATCAGACGGTACTGTCGCCCACTCATTGACGCCTTCAGGCATGACTTGATGCTTTTTGGACAAATCTACCCAAAATTGCAGGGCTTCTACATTTTCTGGCGTATCCAAAAACACTTTTTTCCCATCTTCGGACATCAAATTCTTGCCGTTTTGCAGAGCAAGTGCTTGGAACATCCAATATGTGAAGCTCGAGGAAGGAATCTCGATGCCATAGCGTCCGTCCTTTTTCAATTTGGCAGCGTACGAAACCAGCTCATCCCATGATGTCGGCGGCTTTTCCGGATCAAGACCGACTTCCTTGAACGCGTCCTTGTTGTAATAGAGCACGATGGTGCTGCGTTGGAATGGAATGCTGTATGTCTTGCCGTCTACTTGGGAATTCGCCAAAAAGCCCGGGAAGAAATCATTTACGTATTCGCTGCCGCCATCCTTGGCAATGAAGTCATCCAAAGGAAGGATTGCATCCATGTCCATCATTGTATGCAGCTCAGTTGAGAGCATCACCGCTACGTCGGGAGGAGTCTTGCCCTGTACAGCTGCCTGTACTTTTGTCGTCGTATCCTGATAGCTGCCCGTATAGACTGGCTTGACTGTGATATCTGGGTTTTCTTTGTTAAATTCCGCTGCCATTCCGTCCACGATCTTGGTCAAAGGACCGCCAACCGCAACCGGATAATAGAAGGACAGCTCTGTTTTGCCTGATGAATTGGCTCCTTGAGCCGCGTTGTTCGTGGACGAAGAATTGCCACTGGAGCAACCCGTGATCAGACTCATACTCATGACGACCGCAAACAAGCTTTTGACAACTTTACGCATCGCAGTACCTCTCCCTTTTCTTTTCTCAATTGGTCGTAACCGCTAGATTTTTTCCGGTTTCTGCATCAAACACGTTCACCTGAGCTGGATCAAAACGAACATGCATGGTATCGCCTCTTTTGCAGTGCCATTGCCCGTTCCATTTGGCCTTCCACAGCTTGTCTCCCACGGTGAATTCCACAATGGTCTCAGAACCGAGAATCTCTACTCCCTGCACGGTGACAGGGAGCTGGCAGGAAGCTTCGGCAGATTGCCCTTCAAGGGCGGGCTGCAGTGACTCCGGACGCAGACCGAGAACGACCGGGGTCTGGTCCGGGATACCGTGAAACATAGGAAGCGGCAAAACATGCTGACCTGCCAGCTCAATCCCTGCCTGATCGCCTGCCCGCCAAATGGCAGGCACCGTATTCATCGGGGGTGCCCCCGTAAACTCCGCCACGAACAAATTCGCTGGATGGTTGTAGACGTCGAGCGGTTTTCCGACTTGCTGGACCTCTCCGTCGCGCAGGACCATCATGCGGTCTGCCATCGTCATCGCTTCCACCTGATCGTGCGTCACGTATATCATCGTGATACCCAGCTCTTGCTGCAAACGACGGATTTCCGTACGCATGTGCCCGCGCAGCTTGGCATCCAGATTGGACAAAGGCTCGTCCATCAGGCAGATAGGGTGTTGACTGACGATAGCCCGTCCGAGTGCAACGCGCTGTCGTTGTCCCCCGGATAATTCCTTCGGCTTGCGTTGCAAAAGATGCGCGATGCCCAGCATCTCCGCTACACGCTCCAACCGCTTGCCCTGCTCCGCTTTGTCTACTTTTCGAACCTGCAAGCCAAACAAAATATTATCTTTTACCGTCAAATGCGGATAAAGTGCGTAATTTTGAAACACCATGGAGATGTTTCGCCCGCTCGGAGGGACTTGGTTCATCGGCTTGCCGCCAATCAACAGCTCTCCCGTGCTGATCTCCTCCAGCCCGGCAATCATGCGCAATGTGGTTGATTTCCCACAACCAGAAGGCCCTACCAGCACGAAAAATTCTCCTGGCAGAATACGAGTGCTCACTTCATTGACTACCTTCTGGCCCCCATACATCTTGGAAATGCGCCGCAATTCCACTTCAGCCACGACTTTCCCCCCTGAACCTCTCGCTGTTTTTTACGTATCACTCGACTATAACAATTGCTTACTAAGGTAATATTTGGGTATTGTAAAGTTTTTGTGCATAGTCGGTAATAATCCCCCCGACTCCCGCCTCGGTTGCCCGCTTCATATCTGCTTCCTCGTTAACGGTATACACGGTCAAAATGATTCCCCGATGCTTGGCGAATCGGATTAGCTCTGGCGTGACAATCTGATGGTTGATAAAGTACTGGGCATTCAGTTGAACCGCGTCTGTTACCTGCTTTTCGGCATACTGCTCCAGCTGTTCCTTTGGCTTGGTCCCGCTCAAGGTAAAGCCCAGTCCCAATTCCGGATTGAGCTTGGCGAAACGCTCCAATACTTCTGAGCTGAAGCTACTGACAATCACATCTTCAACCATGTCGTGCTCCTTGATGGCCTTCGCCATTTCCTTTTCGTACCCAATTCCCTTTGCTTCCAGAATGAGCACCGCTTTGCCCTTGGCCGCTTCCAGCAATACATCCATGGTAGGAATGACAGCATCGGTAATCTCAGGCTGATACCAGGAAGGATTTGCTGGATCGAGCTTGTTCGCGTTCAATTCGCGCAGTTCCTTCAACGTGAAATCCTTTACCTTCCCTGTCCCGTTGGTGGTACGCTCCAGATCAAAATCGTGGATCAGGACAAGGTGGCCA from the Brevibacillus brevis genome contains:
- a CDS encoding ABC transporter substrate-binding protein, whose protein sequence is MRKVVKSLFAVVMSMSLITGCSSGNSSSTNNAAQGANSSGKTELSFYYPVAVGGPLTKIVDGMAAEFNKENPDITVKPVYTGSYQDTTTKVQAAVQGKTPPDVAVMLSTELHTMMDMDAILPLDDFIAKDGGSEYVNDFFPGFLANSQVDGKTYSIPFQRSTIVLYYNKDAFKEVGLDPEKPPTSWDELVSYAAKLKKDGRYGIEIPSSSFTYWMFQALALQNGKNLMSEDGKKVFLDTPENVEALQFWVDLSKKHQVMPEGVNEWATVPSDFLEGKTAMMFHTTGNLTNVKKSAKFDFGVAFLPAKKNYGSPTGGGNFYMFKGTDAKKQEAAWKFIRFMTEPKRAAQWSVDTGYVATRKSAYEEETMKQYVKDFPAAAVARDQLEYGHAELSTHNNGKVTKLLNDTLQSVITGQSQPAEALKKAQEEADKMLAPFNK
- a CDS encoding ABC transporter ATP-binding protein, with translation MAEVELRRISKMYGGQKVVNEVSTRILPGEFFVLVGPSGCGKSTTLRMIAGLEEISTGELLIGGKPMNQVPPSGRNISMVFQNYALYPHLTVKDNILFGLQVRKVDKAEQGKRLERVAEMLGIAHLLQRKPKELSGGQRQRVALGRAIVSQHPICLMDEPLSNLDAKLRGHMRTEIRRLQQELGITMIYVTHDQVEAMTMADRMMVLRDGEVQQVGKPLDVYNHPANLFVAEFTGAPPMNTVPAIWRAGDQAGIELAGQHVLPLPMFHGIPDQTPVVLGLRPESLQPALEGQSAEASCQLPVTVQGVEILGSETIVEFTVGDKLWKAKWNGQWHCKRGDTMHVRFDPAQVNVFDAETGKNLAVTTN